Genomic segment of Deinococcus aestuarii:
CGCGCGTCGTCGGGGTCGGTGGCGTTCAGGCCCACCACCTGGGTCTCGGGGAGACCGAAGTACAGGGCCACGTCGGCGGGGGTCCACACGCGCGGCAAGTCCTGGCGGGTGACGCCGACCAGGAAGGGCACCGCGACGCGGCTGGTGATGAAGTCGAGGATGTTGCGAGCGTGCGCGAAGTCCTGGGGGCGGTCCCCGGCGACGAGCAGCACCAGGCCCAGCGCGCCCTCGCACAGCACTTCCCACATGAACGAGAAGCGGTCCTGCCCCGGGGTGCCGTAGAGGTGCAATTCCTGGCCATCCAGGCGCAGGGTGCCGAAGTCGAAGGCGACGGTGGTGTGGCGCTTGCCGATGTCCTCGCTGGCCTCGGCTTCGGTGGCGACGACCGGCGTCTCGGAGAGGGTCTGGACGAAGGTGGTCTTGCCTGCCCCGACCGGGCCGGACACCACGAGTTTCAAGGGGGCTTGGAACTCGCTCATGCGCTCACCGCGCCGGTGAAGCGGCGCAGGGCGCCGAGCAGCCGTCCCAGCAGCGGGGCCGGGGCAGGCGGGGGCGCGGCGGGGGCGAAGTGGGCCGCAGTCGAGGCCATGCCCGCCCCCTGGCCTGAGACCGTCACCGCCCGGTGTGGGACGGCCCCCGCCCGTTGCGGCGCGATCAGGTCCACGGCCCGCAGGCGGTGCAGCGTCACGAGCACCTCGCGCTGCGGTAGGCCGACCCTGGGGGCCAGGTCCACAGCGCTCGCCCCTGGGGCCAGGTGAGGCCCGACCAGGGCCCAGGCGTCCGCGAGCGAGGGGGGAACCCGGGCCCCGGCGGGGGAGGGAACGAAACGGGTCTCAGGGTGGGGCAACTGATCCTCGGGGAGATAGGCCTCGCCGAACTCCTGGAGCAGATCCACCAGCGGCAGGTCGTAGAAGTTGGGTGCCCCCGCCGCAAGGTTCTGGCGGTGAAACTCGAAGGCCCCCCGGGCCTGGGCCTGAAGCTGACGCAGGATGTCGCGGACCCGGCTGGGTTCCCGGACGGGAAAGCCGTCCAGGTACATCGCGCGCAGGCGTCCCTGCCTCAGGGCCAGTTCCAGGGTGCGGCCCTGGTAGGACGCGTGGAAGAACAGGGTGCCGGTCTGGGTGTGCAGCACTTTCGCCAGATCGGCGAGCGCGTGGTGTTCGAGGTCACCGAAGAGGGCCATTTCAACTCCTTTCCAAAACAGGGCCGCGCGGGCGGCCAGACGAGAGCACGGGAAACCGACTCGACCGGAACGACTGCCAAGGTTGTACGAAAAGTCACCTGACAGTCTTGTCACTCTTTCCAAATCGTTCGACATGAAGGGAAAAAGGGCCGGGCGGCCCGAAACCCAAAAGCCCCGAGCTGCCGTCTGCGAGGCTTCCAGCCAGTCGGGCTGTGGCCTGGGGGCGGAGGAGAAGTTCACCTCCAGAGAATGCAGGCGGTGTGGGAGCGAGCCCACGGCCCCTTCGAACGCCCTCCACCACGAGGGCGTCCGTCAGGGAAGCTGCGCCGGGGCACCATTCAGCGAGACGGGAGTGGCTTGCTCACCACCCGGCTGGGCGATCAGCCCTCAGCTCCTGCCTGGTTGCGTACTCACGCTTTGCTGTGTCGCTTTTGGGAAGTCGATAGTTTTCGGATCGATGGGCGTAACGGTCGTACCAAGCGGGGTCGGCTACGCGCTGCAACCAGTCGGGGGCACAGCCAGCTCGTGCATTTAAGGCGGCCCGCACGGTTTCGGTGATCAGTTCCAGACGGTTCATGACCCGGATGGCGGCCAGGACGTGAGTCGAGTCCGTTCGTTGCTTCCCGTGTGGGCCCACCAAGCCGAGTTCCTGGCAGCGGTCAAGGAGTCAGTCGAGTATCAGCAGCGGGTTGTCCTGGGCGAGGCATCGGCTGCGGAACTCGCTGAGCACACTGGAATCGAAGCCGGGGTCACCCAACTCGAGGGGGAGGGCATATTTCCACGCCAAGTGCCCTCGGACGGCATCAGCCGCCTGGCGGTCACTCGGGTTCTCCACGAACTGCATGACGGTCACCAGGGTCAAGCGCCAGGGAGCAGCCTACGGCTGCTCCCTGGTTGAACACACCTGGGTAAAATCCTGGTCCACGAGCAACACGCCCAGCTCGTCGCGCAGCCGCATGAACGTCGTGCCCTTGGGAAAGGCTGAGCGGGCAACGCGAGCGGTTTCCGCCAGAATCTCGGGAACCTGTGTAGGACGCAACATTCTTCAGTGTGCGCCAAACCTGGCGGCTTCGCCAGCAGAGTCGGTGCCTTTCCGCAACTTTAGCGTACGGCTAGCGCCGACCCGTGTTGTGACCTGTGACCGCAACACTGCTCTCGCCCAAGCGGCTGCGCGCCGTGAGACGGCTCGCCAGGTCCAGACCACCTCCCTCCAACGCTCACCGTCAAGCAATCGGTCCCCACTCCGGCTGGGCGTTCCACCCCATCCGGAAGCCCAGCCGCTCGACTTCCACTGCGCTATACCCAGCTACAACCACCTTCAATTCGTCCGTCCAGGAACACCCCGGGTCGAGGGCCTGCGTCAAGCGGTGCAGGGCATACAGCCGCGGCGCGAGCCGACGCGCCTCCGTATCCCTGGGGTCGAACGAGCGTTCGAGCAGGCCCCTCCGAACCCGCTTGTTGTCCGCAATTCCCATCGTGGCGAACACCCGGTCGTACAGGCGGGACTGGTGCGCGCAGACATTCCGGACCACCGTCAAGGCGTGCAGCCAGGAAGTAAAGGTGCTGGCGCGAACGCCGAGGAGCGCTGCTATCCCGTCCTTGTCCTCCTGCGACCTCAAGGCCGCGAAGAGCTTGGACCAGCCCCCCAGGGTCATGGTCTCCGCGATCATCCAGATCGGGGGCGGGGCATCCAGGTCATACCGTTCCCGGTAATGGCCCACGAACAGTTCCGGCATCCGCTCGAACTCCTCAGTCACCTTGTGCAGGAACTCGGCGTGGTCGAAGAACTCGTTCGGCTCGTGGAAGTGGCCTGGGTCGGCATACCAGCGGAGCCCGTGCCGTTCGAGCATGAATTGGACGATGGCCTGCCGGATGCCGACCTCGACCGTCTGCATGGCCTTCAGAACGTGCAGACGAAGACGCTCGTCCAACGTCATCAGGCGTTCCACGTCGGCGAAGCTCGTTCCTGACACGTACCCCGAGGACGTCTTGTAGGGCAACAGGAAGCCCTTGAAGCGGTAGAGCCCAACACGCCGGAGAACGAGTTGGGCGTGCGCGGCGTCCGGGATGAGCAGGCCCTTGTCCTGAAGGTGTTGAACCTGTTCCGGCAGGGTGAGGGGTGTCTTGCTGTAGACCGGCTTCATGGGTGGGGGTCAGGGTACTGGGGGCAAGAAAAAAGACCCTAGCCTCTCCCATTGCTGGGCGCTTGGGTACTCGTTGATCAGAGTTTACCTTGTGGCGGTCTCAGCGTCAACAGTGGGTCGTCGAGAGAGGTGGCGTGCAACTTTTTGTACGGCCTGCAGTCTGCCTGGGGAGTCGAAGATTGGGTGGAAGGGTGGGTCGTTGCTGGCGTTCATGGTGGGGTTTGGTCCCGATCTGTGGAGAAGGCGGCTTCAATTCATACACTCTGGAGAGGCAAAGCCGGGATCATTCTTACCCGCCTTTCCTGCCTCCCGCTTCAGCCGCCGCAGGTCGTTCCTGTCACCCTGACCAACCGCGACACCCAACTCAGGCCCGCAACATTCCTCATCCTGCCCCCAATGCTCAGCCGAATGACCCGAGCAAGCTGTGCGTGCCCCGGGACTCCACCTGATTCTTGTGGTTCAGGTAGACAGACGTCATGCGGGCGCCAACCACGTGGCTGAGCACTTCAGGAGAGGTGGGGACTTCGGAGGAGAGGTCGGGCATGGTGGCACTCCCCGTGCCTGATTGACAGGGCGTGTTCTCGAACCCTTCAGGCGGCGGGTGGGCAGAGGTGGCAACCGGCCACGCGATCCCAGGTCACAGACACGCCGCCGGGTGGGGAGGGTGGGTACGGAGAGAGGCCCGAGCGCCGCTGCGCGCCGCCACCCCCTCCCTCCCCGTGCCCTCGGCGCTTCCCCGGCAGTGGTGGCCCAGACCCTCAATCTCCCTTGGCTCCGGCCCCGACCCACCCGAACCGTCTCCGCCACCGAAGTGGATCGTGTTCGAACGGCGGTGACGCTGGGGCCGGGGCGGGTGGAACGGCTGGGGTTGCCTCAGGGCGTTCCTGGTCGGGTTGCTCCTGGAGAAGTTCGCGCTCTCCAGGTCGCCCGGTGCTGGGGAAGGCGCCGTGAAGCGCGAGGAGGCGCGGGGAACCGCGTTCGTTCACGAACCGCTCCACGTTAAGGTAAGAGCCATGTGAGGTGAGGGGCGCTACAGTCCACGCACCCGTTCAGGCAGACGGCCTTCCCGGCACGCGGTGACACGTGGGCTCTGCCTGCCGAAGACATCTCCCGAAGGTCGAGGTCCCCCATGCTGAAGCGGTTTGAGCTGTCCTTCCTCCCGATGTGGCTGACGGTGGCCGCCCTGCTGGGTCACCTGGGGTGGTTGGTCTTCCACTGGGGGTCCCCCGCGGACGCGGAGTGGTACTCGGACCTGCACTACCTCGCGGTAATTTACGCCAGCACGCTGCTGTGCCTGGTATCCCTGCGGAAGGTCCCCGCTCACCTGCGCGCCGGGATGCGCCTGCTGTGCGCGGCGATGGTCATCCGCAGCGTCGGCGACAGCATCTGGACGTCCCTCGAACTGCTGACCAAAGCGCCCCCCTTTCCGTCGCTGGCCGACTTCTTCTACCTGCTGGAGTACCCCTTCTTCGGCTGGGCCTTCCTGCACTTCTCCCACGTCCCCCTGCGGCCTCTCAAGGCGCTCCGGCTGGCCCTCGACAGCCTGATCCTGGTCGCGGCCCTCGCCACCGGCCTGTGGTGGGTTCTGCTGTTCCCCATCCTGCAAGCCCCCGGCGCCTCGACCCTGGGCACACTGGTGAGTTTCGCCTACCCGGTGTTCGACCTGGGGCTCCTCGGCCTGCTGCTGCTCCTCGCACTGCACGGCAAACGCGTCCCCCCTTACCTGACCCTCTTCGCTCTGGGCTTCGGCTTCACCATCGTCGCCGACCTCGGCTTCGTGTACCTCGTCAATCAGGACCTGTACCGCACCGGCAATCCCATTGACGCCTTTTTCACCGGCGGCTTCCTGCTGTGGGGGCTGGGCGCGTGGCAGGCCCGCCGGCAGGCCGGGACCCTGGCACGGCTGGGGAGCACGTCGCTGCCGCCCCTGGCCCGCCCGCTGCGGCAGGGCCTGGCCGCGCTGCCCTACCTGGCCGTGACCGGGGCCTGCGTGTTCCTGCTGGGCACCCTGCACCTGGATGACCCCCGGCACCCCGGGGTCCTGGTGGGCACGATCCTGACCATGCTGCTGGTGATCGCCCGGCAGGCCATCGCTTTCGCGGACAACGCCCGCCTCACCCACGACCTGCGCCGCTTCACCCGGGAGTTGGAGGAAAGCCGCGCCCAGCTCGCT
This window contains:
- a CDS encoding GTP-binding protein, with translation MSEFQAPLKLVVSGPVGAGKTTFVQTLSETPVVATEAEASEDIGKRHTTVAFDFGTLRLDGQELHLYGTPGQDRFSFMWEVLCEGALGLVLLVAGDRPQDFAHARNILDFITSRVAVPFLVGVTRQDLPRVWTPADVALYFGLPETQVVGLNATDPDDARLLLASLLELQLAPLAPSFAPS
- a CDS encoding Abi family protein, giving the protein MKPVYSKTPLTLPEQVQHLQDKGLLIPDAAHAQLVLRRVGLYRFKGFLLPYKTSSGYVSGTSFADVERLMTLDERLRLHVLKAMQTVEVGIRQAIVQFMLERHGLRWYADPGHFHEPNEFFDHAEFLHKVTEEFERMPELFVGHYRERYDLDAPPPIWMIAETMTLGGWSKLFAALRSQEDKDGIAALLGVRASTFTSWLHALTVVRNVCAHQSRLYDRVFATMGIADNKRVRRGLLERSFDPRDTEARRLAPRLYALHRLTQALDPGCSWTDELKVVVAGYSAVEVERLGFRMGWNAQPEWGPIA
- a CDS encoding transposase; this encodes MTLVTVMQFVENPSDRQAADAVRGHLAWKYALPLELGDPGFDSSVLSEFRSRCLAQDNPLLILD